DNA from Actinoplanes sp. SE50/110:
GTGCGCGGCGGACGCCTCGTTCACGCCACCCACCAGCTTCGGGTATTTGCGCAGGTCGGCGAAGACCCGACCGGTGAGTACCCGCTCCGGGCTGAAGACCAGGTGGAAGTCCTCGCCGGCGACCAGGCCGGAGCCCTCCTGCAGCAGCGGCGCCCAGCGGTTGCGGGTGGTGCCGACCGGCAGCGTGGTCTCGTAGCTGACCAGGGTGCCGGGGCGCAGGCCGCGGGCGATGTCCCTGGTGGCCGACTCCATCCAGCCGAAGTCCGGCTTGCCGTCGGCGTCCACGAACAGCGGGACGACGACCACGACGGCCTCGGACTCGGCGACCGCGGCCGCGGTGTCGGTGGTGGCGGTGAGCAGGCCGGCGCTGACCGCCTCCTTCAGCTTCACGTCCAGGTCGGCCTCGCCCGGGAACGGGACCTCGCCCGCGTTCACCTTGCGCACGGTCGGCTCGGAGACGTCGGCGCCGATCACCGTGTGCCCCTTGGAGGCGAACTGAACGGCGAGCGGCAGCCCGATCTTGCCCAGGGCGACGACACAGATCTTCATACGGAAAGCTTTCCTCCTTGGCGGGGCTAGCGCCGGTACAGCTTCGTCTCGCCCCGAACTTGTTGACCGTCACCGTGAGCAGCGAGCGGTCGTCCAGTTGACGGTGACCGTAGTGAAGCGTAGGCCACGCCGGTAGCGCATCGAACCCGCGTCCGGCCATCACGCGGACTCACCGCCGCCTCACCCACGGTGACCAAGGCTGCCGGAGTGACGGCTGAGGCGTACATTGATCGGTCATGACGCTTCTGAGCGGCTCCGAGGCATCGGCGTACTGGGATGATCGGCACGAGCGGGAGAGCGACCTCCGCTCGGGCGGCCACATGGCGTTCGACGAGGCCACCAACCGGATGTTCTACATGCGCCGGCTGGCCCTGCTGATGGACCTGATCGGACTCCAGTCGTCGCCGGTCGCCCCGCTCTTCCTGCTGGACGCCGGCTGCGGCAAGGGCTGGTTCAGTCGGGAGCTGGTCCGGTTCGGCCACCGGGTGGATGCGATCGACGGCAGCCTCACCGCTCTGCAGCACGCCGAGGCGGAGGGCGGCGGGCCCCGGTTCCACCGGTCCTCGCTGTCCGGCTGGCGCAACCCCTGGCTGTACGACGTGGTGTTCAGCATCGACGTGCTCTTCCACATCCTCGACGAGGACGAGTGGGAACGCTCGGTGCGCAACCTGGCGTCGCTGGTCCGGCTCGGTGGACGGCTGGTGCTCTCCGACTGGGACGCCGGCCACGACCAGGCTTTCGGCAACTATCAGGTGCTGCGTGGGCCGGGGCGCTACCGGCCACTTCTGGAGGGACTCGGCTTGCGGTACGACGGATGGCAACCCTACGACTTCCGGGCCAGCGTCATCGGCTTCCACGCGTTCACCCGGGTCGGGTGACCCCGATGCTGATCAAGGAGTTGCCGGCGCTGGCCGGCGGGGGCCCCGCGGTCTTCTACACCGGCGGGTCCGAGGAGCTGTTCGCGGCGCTGTTCCCGTTCGAGAAGCCGGAGCGGGCCGACCCGCCCGCGGCGCTGACCGTGGTGTTCGCCGGCCCGGCCAGCCCGTTCCCCGGGGTGCCGGCGCTGCCGCCGGGCGGCCGGCTGTTGCTGCTGCTCGGCTGGCCGATCGCCGAGCTGCCCTACCACCTGCTGCTGGACCCGCTGGTCGCGGCCGGCTGTCAGGTGCTGCAGGCGGTGCCGGTCGATCGGGCGCACCGGCACGGCGTGCACTGCGCCGTGGTGGCGGCCCGGGTGGACCGGCTGGCGCCACTCCGGTCGTACCTCGACGATTCGCCCATCACGCTGGACGGCGAGTCGCCGGGGCTGCCCGCGCTGCTGCGGCTGACCGGCGAGTACACCTTCACCGACCTGGTCAGCCGCACGCAGCGGTCCTAGCTAGGCCTCGGGCAGGAGGCGACGGTACACGTCGTTCATCACCCGGGCCTGGGCGTCCCAGGTCCAGCCGTCGAGCAGGCCGGGCTTGTCGTACGCCGCCCGGTAGCGCTCCGGGTCGTCCAGCACCTTCTGCACGGCCTGCACGTAGGCGTCGACGTCGGCCGGCGGCGCCTGCGTCTCCGGGGTGCCGGTGGAGGTGAACACCTCGCCCTGCCCGGTGGCCCGGACCGTGGACGCCATCGTGCGCACGTCGCTGACCACCAGCGGCAGCCGGGCGTGCGAGTACTCGAAGAACTTGGTGATCAGCGCGATCTCGTGGTTCGGGAAGTGGAAGATCGGGATCACGCCGACGGTGGCCGCGGCCAGGAACGGCACCACCTGCCAGTGCGGTACGTACGGCAGGAAGTGCACCCGGTCGGAGATGCCCAGCGCGGTGGCCCGCTTGCGCAGCCCGCCCATGTACCCGCTGCTGTGGTTGTTGGTGACCAGGGCCAGGTGTACGCCGGGCTGCCGGGCCAGGCCCTCGACCATCACGGCCAGGCCACGCTGGATCGACGCGGCCCCGCTGTAGACGATCAGCGGCGTGTCCGGGCCGATCCCGCACAGCTCGCGCAGGTCGGGCAGGGGGGTGCCGGCCGCGTCCGCCGGGGCGTGCTCGGCGGCCGGGGTGTTCAGCACGACCGCCGGGCGCTCGGGCAGCCGGTGCGCCTCCTGCAGCATGCCGGCCAGGTCGTCGGAGACGGTCATCGCGGCGTCCACGTACGGCACGTACTCCGCCTCGTGCAGCATCTGGGCGGTGCGCCAGCGGGCGTGGTTGGTCCACGGCCGGACGCCGGGCAGGAACTCGTGCGCGTCCCAGACCAGCTTGACGTCCCGGCCCCGGGTCTTCGCCCGGATCTTGGCGCGGGCGCCGACACCGAGCATCCGGAAGTCGTTGGCGTGGATCAGGTCCGGCTTGACCCTGTCGAGCACCGGGCCGAAGGCCAGCTCCCAGTCCCACAGCTGCGGCTCCAGCCGGCGCCAGGCGCGCGGGCCCTGCACCGTGCTCCAGAACCAGGTGTAGAGCTTGTCGCTCGGGGTGTCCAGCGTCTTGCGCGCGCGCGCCGCCTTCTTCGTCTGCCGCTGGCGGACCGACACCCACTTGTTGACCACCCGGGACGCCTGCCACTGCACCTTGCGCGAGATCTCCCGCGCACCGCCCGGGCTGACCAGCCGGTCCATCGTCAGGTTCGCCCGCCAGGCCTTGACCCACTGGCCGCGCTGCTCGGCGACCCCGTTCTGCGGGTAGGCCAGCGGCGCCATCACCCAGCGGCGGCGGAACTCGTGCGGCCGCTTGTCCAGGTGGAACGGCACCGGGACCAGGCGGACCTGGGCCGGGCCGAGCATCCAGGTGTGCTCCTTGTCGTCCGGCGAACGGCCGAGCAGCGTCACGTCCCAGCCGGCCTCGGCCGCGGAACGTGCCTCCTTCTGCACCCGCGAATCGCCGTTCACGCCGTTGTCGACGAGCATGACGATGCGGCGGGCCTCGTCCGAACCCATGGAGACTCCTACTTTTTTCGTGTGCCGGAGGGGGCAGACCTTAGCAATCCACGCTACTGAAGGTCAGTAAGGCCGGATGCTCCGGGTAGCGTAGATTGGCTCACCGATCTCCCGTCCCCGAGGCAGAGGCGCACACTCCGCATGACCGAGGTCCTGAAGTCGGCTGTCACCAGCGCCAAGCGATTCACCAAGAAGGCCGGGAACCGGGTGGTCGGCAAGGCGCTGAGCATGCCGCGCGGCCGGCAGGCGGGACAGGCGCTGCTGACCGCGCCCGGGCTCAGCGACC
Protein-coding regions in this window:
- a CDS encoding bifunctional 2-polyprenyl-6-hydroxyphenol methylase/3-demethylubiquinol 3-O-methyltransferase UbiG, encoding MTLLSGSEASAYWDDRHERESDLRSGGHMAFDEATNRMFYMRRLALLMDLIGLQSSPVAPLFLLDAGCGKGWFSRELVRFGHRVDAIDGSLTALQHAEAEGGGPRFHRSSLSGWRNPWLYDVVFSIDVLFHILDEDEWERSVRNLASLVRLGGRLVLSDWDAGHDQAFGNYQVLRGPGRYRPLLEGLGLRYDGWQPYDFRASVIGFHAFTRVG
- a CDS encoding glycosyltransferase family 4 protein, with protein sequence MGSDEARRIVMLVDNGVNGDSRVQKEARSAAEAGWDVTLLGRSPDDKEHTWMLGPAQVRLVPVPFHLDKRPHEFRRRWVMAPLAYPQNGVAEQRGQWVKAWRANLTMDRLVSPGGAREISRKVQWQASRVVNKWVSVRQRQTKKAARARKTLDTPSDKLYTWFWSTVQGPRAWRRLEPQLWDWELAFGPVLDRVKPDLIHANDFRMLGVGARAKIRAKTRGRDVKLVWDAHEFLPGVRPWTNHARWRTAQMLHEAEYVPYVDAAMTVSDDLAGMLQEAHRLPERPAVVLNTPAAEHAPADAAGTPLPDLRELCGIGPDTPLIVYSGAASIQRGLAVMVEGLARQPGVHLALVTNNHSSGYMGGLRKRATALGISDRVHFLPYVPHWQVVPFLAAATVGVIPIFHFPNHEIALITKFFEYSHARLPLVVSDVRTMASTVRATGQGEVFTSTGTPETQAPPADVDAYVQAVQKVLDDPERYRAAYDKPGLLDGWTWDAQARVMNDVYRRLLPEA